TTGCCAGTTTAAAGTGATTTGTGCACGTAAAATTCTCCCAATAGTCTCTTTCAGGCAtttgttataaaaaaaataaaaaattatctaTGGTTCAAAGATGGATATTGTTCCTATGTTTTAGTTGTACAAACTACTGCTGGATGTGTTACTACAATAGTTATGGAAAATCAATTTACCCTTAAGAAAATTGCAAAGAATGGCATTATATTGAATCGTGATGACCCTTATATTCCATCACCATATTGCCAATAACGGCCTAGAGCAGTCGTacctctccatcttctccatcatcttcctcatcctcctctccatcttcGTCTCCTTCTTCATCAATGTCTTCCAgcccctcttcatcctcatcatcatcttctccTTCACCCTCCTCATCATCCATGTCTGGGACCTGCAGATCAGAACAACATTTGCATCCACTGTCAGGCCTTCATCCACATTTCTCTTACAGCCAGGTGTAGTATTGGGTTAGGTCATTCTGCAGGGGTCTGGGCCAGATAGGTGGAGTTAATTAGGTGTGTATAGGAACCAGGTGAGACCCCTTACCAGGTAGTACTGCAGGGGGTTAGGCCAGATGTCATCCTTGATGACCTCTCCCAGCTCGTCTGCCCCAGCGTCAGCATGGTCGGTGAACCAGGTGAAGAAACTCTCTGGCTCCTCGTGTTGTCGCTTCCTTCCAGCCTTGTTCTGAGTCTGGCTGGAGCGCTTTGTCAGGTCCTGGACACAGATACATATTGAAATACATAACACACCACTACAAAACGCTTAAATGCGTGCTTGGTCAGGTCCTCTACAAACATTTTCATTCGCAACAAAAGACATAATGAAAACAAAGCCCAATATGAAAAAATATACTTGTAAACACTCTAAACTACTCTGGCCGAAAGTTGGAGGCCTACTTTAAGTCATATCTCCTTGTCCCCATAAACAAGATCTGGATGGATATAAaatctcacagacacacacacctttcctgATTTCCATTTGATCTCAGTCGACTTTGAAGACGGGTCTCCACTCTCGTTGAGGTGGAACTCTTTGGAAAGAACTTTGTTTTCGAAGTACGGGTTTTCATCAAAATACTGCAACACAGAGACATGGTCTTAAGTTAGTTAGGGAAGAGGGTAGGTAGCGGGTATGAGGAATATCGAGAAGGATGACTGTACTTACAAAATCTATTCTGTAGCCCGACTTGATGTCTTCGAACTCTGTCACCTCCACCCGACTCAGGTAGTGAAGcgcctcttcatcttcctccccgAGTAGAGCAGAGACTGGAGACACAGAGCAGTCATGAACATCTATTCAGCCTGCATTACCCCTCCACCCAGCCAGTAGTAGAGTAGAAATTGAATCATTATTTTACGATGACAAAGTCACAACAGTGccgtattccccccccccccccccaagcataACTCCTCCACCCTCCGGCCAAGCATTGGTGTGGATGAGATGCCCACACAGAGCCTCTCTCACCTTGCGGATGGTTGACGAACGTGGTGACCCAGAAGTTTGGGATTTTGGCGATCAGTTCTGACCTCTTCTGGAAGAAGGGCTGGCGAAGTTTATTGT
Above is a genomic segment from Gadus morhua chromosome 6, gadMor3.0, whole genome shotgun sequence containing:
- the seta gene encoding SET nuclear proto-oncogene a; protein product: MSASAAKVSKKELNSNHDGADETSEKEQQEAIEHIDEVQNEIDRLNEQASEEILKVEQKYNKLRQPFFQKRSELIAKIPNFWVTTFVNHPQVSALLGEEDEEALHYLSRVEVTEFEDIKSGYRIDFYFDENPYFENKVLSKEFHLNESGDPSSKSTEIKWKSGKDLTKRSSQTQNKAGRKRQHEEPESFFTWFTDHADAGADELGEVIKDDIWPNPLQYYLVPDMDDEEGEGEDDDEDEEGLEDIDEEGDEDGEEDEEDDGEDGEDDDGEDD